The genomic stretch gcgcattcaaactgcataaaaagaaatcgatcataccgcaaagaagcgggaaggtaatagtgaaataaaatcatctctttcatcttccggacttgcagagcagagcagcagattttatgatgtgttttgcaggttgacgcgggctgctgataatatattacttaacagtacaaaaaagataatttaccttcgtaacataataggaatttcgctgtgcttagttcttgtctggcaaaccttataatgaaaacgtatttttctccgacaattgtctcatgttcttgtgctagtcgtggtaattattggtgttttactcttaacaaaaatccactgcaaaattattttgatgatgaacaatctttgcgaactgtaacataaatatttcataacaatataatttttcattttcaataactataaagtagggaagatatgttgacttttatagtgagtCAGTTTCGCGTCATtttcacttttcgtaaaaactcttttctcttattttgctttgttttattattattattatttgcgtaacaacgcatatacgaaaagagccgcgaaatacctttcatTAATGCTGTGccttgaatttctttataatcattaattttcaacaaaacagaatatattgggttcttattgttctgtaactggctttctattaaaggaacatttttcgttactgtaactcactataaaagtcaacatatcttccctactttatagttattgaaaacgACAAATTAtattgttatgaaatatttatgttacagttcgcaaagattgttcttcatcaaaataattttgcagtggatttttgttaagagtaaaacaccaataattaccacgactagcacaagaacatgagacagTTGTcggaaaaaaatacgttttcattataaggtttgccagacaacaactaagcacagcgaaattcctattatgttacgaaggtaaattatcttttttgtactgttaagtaatatattatcagcagcccgcgtcaacctgcaaaacacatcataaaatctgctgctctgctctacAAGTCCGGAagatgaaagagatgattttatttcactattaccttcccgcttctttgcggtatgatcgatttctttttatgcagtttgaatgcgccgcggcagcggctcgttcgttcgtagcgcagctctgcaccacggataatatttaaataactgaaaatatctcaaaaggatgggataatattccaagcaagctactacaaataataatgcaaggcttcattaaataactctattcaaaacattcaaatatgttaactaatacacaccttttacaatgagtatgtaatggcgtacatctatcgaccttgacaaaagaagactacgttagcatatactacagcgtcacaggctatcttactcgtataactccaaaaagaagacagagaaattaatgttcgttctgtattatttatactagtggtatattcttatctttgtatgatatttatcgtctgtccggtttcagtactcgccgacacagatattaactaaaataaataataacaaaatacataattccatacaataacagaatatgatgcacaatgttctctctttactacaaaatatgtcctttgctaatagacgttacaattttttattcagtaattcatttattCTCCTaacgacctattcaaaaatgtatcacagtgtaccattcactgaaacacaacgttattaattacataacacaacattcactttgagcccgggatcacaaactcgtccacgtgctggagttgtcagaaaacaaatgaaaaacaagtaaagacgtaacacaaaattgactttgactctcctgtgccACTGCCCAGGAGGTGGTCAGAGTGGTGGTCCTGGACACTGACACGCTGGTGTACTCGTTGactgaaaaaattatttgctgcTTCCAGTCTTGCCTGCTGGGGCGAAttgcaagcaagcacgatacgttcctgcatctCCTCTGGACTCGTTGGAATATcccgatagacaacgtctttaatgcatcccttccgccctcctcccccccccccccccaaatgccagaGGATTTAAGCCAGGAGACCTGGCAGGCGAAGTAACtgctcctcctcgaccaatccatctgacaTGGTACCTTCCGTTCAGAACACGACCTGCACGCAAGgcatatgtgctggacatccatcgtgttgataccacctAAGTATTCTGGCTCTTAGCggtacttcatccagaagaggaggaagaattcgcctgaggaagttggcatacgctgtgccgtttagactaccattgatgaaataaggggcaATAATTGCAGTACCAAGCATCCGACACcaaacgttaactctccattgacgctgatgttccatctgTCTAATCCATCGTGGATTGTCGCTGGACCAGTAACACATGTTccctgtatttacctgtccttcgtTTGAGAAGGAACAGTGATCGGTCAGTAGAacactggagaagaagttcgggatGGGAAGGATATGCTGCtgtgcccattgacagaactgtacacgattctggaaactATTCCCATGTAATTGTTGATGTAattgtacatggtaaggatggaaccggtgacttcTAAGAATACGATGTGCACTGGTGTTAGGAATGCCAAACTAGTGTTCAAGCtgccgtgtgctcacatgtggattcatagcaacggcaacgagaacagtaacttcggcagctttgtctgtgcgagtgctatgacgattgcgttgtcgtgggttgaaacttcccgtttccggaagcatcgcaacaagacgagaaaacatccgtcgggaaggtgggttcttgtcaggatttAGCTCTCTGTACGGTTCCGCTACCCGCGTAGTAGCATTTCGTCTACCTTcaacaataacaacagtaaaggATGCATTatttcgatgcagtttgtaggaaggacagtctATACTGTACGCCTACTCTACACAAAAGTATTTAAAAGGATCGTAACTActatactaaatgtacccgtacataggaaaacagtattgcaattacttttctgctaacttacattccccatagacgaGTGGCATTTCTGCCTTCTCTTcgctggtgtacattctactcagaCAACTCTTTaagtgacgatggttgacggaatgacgggttgcattctacttatgtttacatttgccctctgtcaacgtcagcaggtggatgtgttccattatccTGAGTACCTGCAaaaagcgctgggagcgtcaacgtcagtgttgtgttacgtaatccataacgttgtgtttcagtgaatgggacactgtgatacatttttgaataggtctttaggagaggaaatgaattaccgaataaaaaatacaggatgccatttaaaaaagtcataccgctgttcatacctttgtaaaaaaacaaggcaatcatgctgattgatgtccccctgacgaatAAAGAACATCtgcttcaaacattttgtaatttgcatctggacaaacagttatttagggtggtcatgataaatgggacaccctgtatatgcagactgaaacggTGAATGAAAACTTGTACCAAGGCTGAGAATCGAAACCGAGTCTCCTGCTCACTGGAATGATGTGCCAGCCACTACTCTACGCtggtacagtggctttgcacagctgcatgGATTACTGTAGCATACCTTCCTCCTCAGtccaagtttccattcacttttgAATACCAAGAGGTCTGAGATGAGAATGCGAATTCGATTGAggaagcgtgctagggtagtccgtacaGCTGTACAAAGCTACTGTGtcaggatggcgtagtggttagcacgtcTTTCCAGTGAATAGCtgactcgggttcgaatcctgacctcaGCATAAGTTTTTATTTGTCACTTCAGTCCACATATATGCATCATATAAATAAATTAACTAAATAGCtaaaaaataaaatgcagaaatGCGTAGTATGAAAAacattcctgacacttaaacattTGTCAACATCAACGATAAATTTCAATGTTGCGAAGTTGTTTCTGAATGTAATTGTCAGGAGCTGGTCCTTTGCTGGAGTTTGGATCATAAGTAGACCAGACAACATGAGAATAGATGCTTTTCAACTATGACCCTAAAGAAGAATTCTGAGGTTTACATGGGAGGACTgaaaaactaatgaggaggaactggaccaaaatggggggggggggggggaagaaagaaatttgtgatacagtGTGACAAAAAGTATGGATTTGTTGATAAAACATGTTCTGAGGTAATAAGGAGTAGTGAATGTGGTAGTCGGGTAGAAGGCTGAAGCGTGGAaggcaaaaattgtagaaggaggctAAAGATTGAATGTCGCGAGCAGGTGCAGATGGACATTGGACGTTGTAATGCAGAGATGAAAATGTTTGCACAGGACAGGCTGGTTTGACGAGTTGTATCAAACCAGTATTCAGGTTAAAGACCACGACAAGGGCAGAGCCCAATGCGAATCGAGGAACAGGTCCAGTTGAGCCACATCATGCAGCAGAGGGACGACTGTCGGTCTGTATTCAGCCAGCCTGACTGCGGCTTTTACTGTCTTCAATGGTCATTTTGGAAAGATGGTAGGTTGGACGTCAATTTCCACCTCACAAAATGCGATACACGAACACTTAAAGTACCGTAACATAGAGAATAAAGTTCACACGCACAGATTCTGGCAGGTTTTGCAATTACTTTGTTAACAGGAGGACACTAcgcacaaattaaataaaataaatttgccaagGCATGAAATGTAACAGCCCTCAGATGACAGCATAGCTCTAGGAAAGACTTATACTGTGCATCAAAATATCAGGTGGGGATGACTGGGAGACAACTAACACAAACGTGCTATAAAGACGAAATACGCAGTCTGTGCAGCTCACATTTCGACACTCTGACTTTGGTGTCGGTCAAAACATCCAGCGGCTCGTCTCTCCAGATCTTGTAAACTGGCCAAGAAGATGCTCACCTCACCGACGTCTCACGCCTTGCTTCTCTGTCCACAGCCTCAAGAGGACGACGAGACGCGAGCGCCGCCTGCTGATGCTGCTCGTAGTTCTCGGACTGACCGCTGCGGCGCTGCTCATCGCCCTCATCATCCTCGCCTGTCTCTGTGAGTATGAACAGACTCTGGAGACCGAGCTATGCAACATCACAGAAGGGGGAGCTACCCCCATAAAGGCccaacaatttgtcaaacttcacATGTTTATCAAATTATTTGACAGTGTGATATTTTGTTTGACATGTTTGTCAAACATACACTGTGCTTGCGTACGACGAGACATGAGCACTGTCTGCTGATGCTGCTCGTAGTTCTCGGACTGACCACTGTGGCGCTGCTCATCGCCCTCATCATCCTCGCCTGTCTCTGTGAGTATGAACAGACTCTGGAGACCGAGCTATACAACATCACAGAAGGGGGAGCTACCCCCATAAAGGCccaacaatttgtcaaacttcacATGTTTATCAAATTATTTGACAGTGTAATATTGTTGTGCTTGCGTACGACGAGACATGAGCGCCGCCTGCTGGTGCTGCTCGTAGTTCTCGGACTGACCACTGCGGCGCTGCTCATCGCCCTCATCATCCTCGCCTGTCTCTGTGAgtatgattggttggttgttttggggaaggagaccagacagcgtggtcatcggtctcatcggattagggaaggatggggatggaagtcggccgtgccctttgagaggaaccatcccggcatttgcctggagtgatttagggaaatcacggaaaacctaaatcaggatggccggacgcgggatctgTGAGTATGAACAGACTCTGGAAACCGAGCTATACAAAATCACAGAAGGGGGAGCTACCCCCATGCAGGCccaacaatttgtcaaacttcacATGTATATCAAATTATTTGACAGTGTGATATTTTGTTTGACGAGTTTGTCAAACATACACTGTGCTTGCGTACGACGAGACATGAGCGCTGTCTTCTGATGCTGCTCGTAGTTCTCGGACTGACCACTGTGGCGCTGCTCATCGCCCTCATCATCCTCGCCTGTCTCTGTGAGTATGAACACTGTCTCGAGACCGAGCTATACAACATCACAGAAAGGGGAGCTACCCCCATACAGGCccaacaatttgtcaaacttcacATGTTTATCAAATTATTTGACAGTGTGATATTTTGTTTGACATGTTTGTCAAACATACACTGTGCTTGCGTACGACGAGACATGAGCACTGTCTGCTGATGCTGCTCGTAGTTCTCGGACTGACCACTACGGCGCTGCTCATCGCCCTCATCATCCTCGCCTGTCTCTGTGAGTATGAACAGACTCTGGAGACCGAGCTATACAACATCACAGAAGGGGGAGCTACCCCCATAAAGGCccaacaatttgtcaaacttcacATGTTTATCAAATTATTTGACAGTGTAATATTGTTGTGCTTGCGTACGACGAGACATGAGCGCCGCCTGCTGGTGCTGCTCGTAGTTCTCGGACTGACCACTGCGGCGCTGCTCATCGCCCTCATCATCCTCGCCTGTCTCTGTGAgtatgattggttggttgttttggggaaggagaccagacagcgtggtcatcggtctcatcggattagggaaggatggggatggaagtcggccgtgccctttgagaggaaccatcccggcatttgcctggagtgatttagggaaatcacggaaaacctaaatcaggatggccggacgcgggatctgTGAGTATGAACAGACTCTGGAAACCGAGCTATACAAAATCACAGAAGGGGGAGCTACCCCCATGCAGGCccaacaatttgtcaaacttcacatgtatatcaaattatttgacagtgtgatattttgtttgacgtgtttgtcaaacaTACACTGTGCTTGCGTACGACGAGACATGAGCGCTGTCTTCTGATGCTGCTCGTAGTTCTCGGACTGACCACTGTGGCGCTGCTCATCGCCCTCATCATCCTCGCCTGTCTCTGTGAGTATGAACACTGTCTCGAGACCGAGCTATACAACATCACAGAAAGGGGAGCTACCCCCATACAGGCccaacaatttgtcaaacttcacATGTTTATCAAATTATTTGACAGTGTGATATTTTGTTTGACATGTTTGTCAAACATACACTGTGCTTGCGTACGACGAGACATGAGCACTGTCTGCTGATGCTGCTCGTAGTTCTCGGACTGACCACTACGGCGCTGCTCATCGCCCTCATCATCCTCGCCTGTCTCTGTGAGTATGAACAGTCTCTGGAGACCGAGCTATACAACATCACAGAAGGGGGAGTTACCCCCATACAGGCccaacaatttgtcaaacttcacATGTTTATCAAATTATTTGACAGTGTAATATTTTTGTGCTTGCGTACGACGAGACGCGAGCGCCGCCTGCTGGTGCTGCTCGTAGTTCTCGGACTGACCACTGCGGCGCTGCTCATCGCCCTCATCATCCTCGCCTTTCTCTGTGAGTATGAACAGACTCTGGAGACCGAGCTATACAACATCACAGAAGGGGGAGCTACCCCCATACAGGCccaacaatttgtcaaacttcacATGTTTATCAAATTATTTGACAGTGTGATATTTTGTTTGATATGTTTGTCAAACATACACTGTGCTTGCGTACGACGAGACATGAGCGCTGTCTGCTAATGCTGCTCGTAGTTCTCGGACTGACCACTGTGGCGCTGCTCATCGCCCTCATCATCCTCGCCTGTCTCTGTGAGTATGAACACTGTCTCGAGACCGAGCTATACAACATCACAGAAAGGGGAGCTACCCCCATACAGGCccaacaatttgtcaaacttcacATGTTTATCAAATTATTTGACAGTGTGATATTTTGTTTGACATGTTTGTCAAACATACACTGTGCTTGCGTACGACGAGACATGAGCACTGTCTGCTGATGCTGCTCGTAGTTCTCGGACTGACCACTACGGCGCTGCTCATCGCCCTCATCATCCTCGCCTGTCTCTGTGAGTATGAACAGTCTCTGGAGACCGAGCTATACAACATCACAGAAGGGGGAGTTACCCCCATACAGGCccaacaatttgtcaaacttcacATGTTTATCAAATTATTTGACAGTGTAATATTTTTGTGCTTGCGTACGACGAGACATGAGCGCCGCCTGCTGGTGCTGCTCATAGTTCTCGGACTGACCACTGCGGCGCTGCTCATCGCCCTCATCATCCTCGCCTGTCTCTGTGAGTATGAACAGACTCTGGAAACCGAGCTATACAAAATCACAGAAGGGGGAGCTACCCCCATACAGGCccaacaatttgtcaaacttcacatgtacatcaaattatttgacagtgtgatattttgtttgacgtgtttgtcaaacaTACACTGTGCTTGCGTACGACGAGACATGAGCGCTGTCTGCTGATGCTGCTCGTAGTTCTCGGACTGACCACTGCGGCGCTGCTCATCACCCTCATCATCCTCGCCTGTCTCTGTGAGTATGAAAAGACTCTGGAGACCGAGCTATACAACATCACAAAAGGGGAGCTACCCCCATACAGGCccaacaatttgtcaaacttcacATGTTTATCAAATTATTTGACAGTGTAATATTTTTGTGCTTGCGTACGACGAGACATGAGCGCTGCCTGCTGGTGCTGCTCGTAGTTCTCGGACTGACCACTGCGGCGCTGCTCATCGCCCTCATCATCCTCGCCTGTCTCTGTGAGTATGAACAGACTCTGGAAACCGAGCTATACAAAATCACAGAAGGGGGAGCTACCCCCATACAGGCccaacaatttgtcaaacttcacATGTATATCAAATTATTTGACAGTGTGATATTTTGTTTGACGTGTTTGCCAAACATACACTGTGCTTGCGTACGACGAGACATGAGCGCTGTCTACTGATACTGCTCATAGTTCTCGGACTGACCACTGCGGCGCTGCTCATCGCCCTCATCATCCTCGCCTGTCTCTGTGAGTATGAACAGACTCTCGAGACCGAGCTATACAACATCACAGAAAGGGGAGCTAACCCCATACAGATCCAACAATTTGTCGAACTTCACATGTTTAACAAATTATTTGACAGTGTGATATtttgtttgacgtgtttgtcaaacaTACACTGTGCTTGCGTACGACGGGACATGAGCGCTGTCTGCTGATGCTGCTCGTAGTTCTCGGACTGACCACTGCGGCGCTGCTCATCGCCCTCATCATCCTCGCCTGTCTCTGTGAATATGAATAGACTCTGGAGAACGAGCTATACAACATCACAGAAGGGGGAGCTACACCCATACAGGCCCAACAATTTGTCATACTTCACATGTATATCAAATTATTTGACAGTGTGATATCTTGTTTCACGTGTTTGTCAAACATACACTATGCTTGTGTACGACGAGACATGAGCGCTGTCTGCTGATGCTGCTCGTAGTTCTCGGACTGACCACTGTGGCACTGCTCATCGCCCTCATCATCCTCGCCTGTCTCTGTGAGTATGAACAGACTCTGGAGACCGAGCTATACAACATCACAGAAGGGGGAGCTACCCCCATACAGGCCCAACAATTTGTTTAACTTCACATGTTTATCAAATTATTTGACAGTATAATATtttgtttgacgtgtttgtcaaacaTACACTGTGCTTGAGGCGTACGACGAGACATGAGtgctgtctgctgctgctgctcgtggtTCTCGGACTGACCACTGTGGCGCTGCTCACCGCCCTCTTCATCCTCGCCTGTCTCTGTGAGTATGAACAGACTCTGGAGACCGAGCTATGCAACATCACAGAAGGGGGAGCTACCTCGATACAGGCccaacaatttgtcaaacttcacATGTTTATCATATTACTTGACGGTGTGATACTTTGTTGGACGTGTTTGTCAAACATACACTGTGCTAGAAGCATACGACGAGACGCGAGCGCCGCCTGCTGGTGCTGCTCGTAGTTCTCGGACTGACCACTGCGGCGCTGCTCATCGCCCTCATCATCGTCGCCTGTCTCTATGAGTATGAACAGACTCTGGAGACCGACCTATGCAACATCACAGAAGGTGGAGCTACCTCCATACAGGCccaacaatttgtcaaacttcacATGTTTATCAAATTACTTGACGGTGTGACACtttgtttgacgtgtttgtcaaacaTACACTGTGCTAGAGGCATACGACGAGACGCGAGCGCCGCCTGCTGGTGCTGCTCGTAGTTCTCGTACTGACCACTGCGGCGCTGCTCATCTCCCTCATCATCCTCACCTGTCTCTGTGTGTATGAACAGACTCTGGAGACCGAGCTATGCAACATCACAGAAGGGGGAGCTACCCCCATACAGGCCCAACGATTTGTCAAACTTCACATGTTTATCAAATTATTTAACAGTGTATTATtttgtttgacgtgtttgtcaaacaTACACTGTGCTTGAGGCGTACGACGAGACGCGAGAGCCGCCTGCTGGTGCTGCTCGTAGTTCTCGGACTGACCACTGCGGCGCTGCTCATCGCCCTCATCATCCTCGCCTGTCTCTGTGAGTATGAACACTGTCTCGAGACCGAGCTATACAACATCACAGAAAGGGGAGCTACCCCCATACAGGCccaacaatttgtcaaacttcacATGTTTATCAAATTATTTGACAGTGTGATATTTTGTTTGACATGTTTGTCAAACATACACTGTGCTTGCGTACGACGAGACATGAGCACTGTCTGCTGATGCTGCTCGTAGTTCTCGGACTGACCACTACGGCGCTGCTCATCGCCCTCATCATCCTCGCCTGTCTCTGTGAGTATGAACAGTCTCTGGAGACCGAGCTATACAACATCACAGAAGGGGGAGTTACCCCCATACAGGCccaacaatttgtcaaacttcacATGTTTATCAAATTATTTGACAGTGTAATATTTTTGTGCTTGCGTACGACGAGACATGAGCGCCGCCTGCTGGTGCTGCTCATAGTTCTCGGACTGACCACTGCGGCGCTGCTCATCGCCCTCATCATCCTCGCCTGTCTCTGTGAGTATGAACAGACTCTGGAAACCGAGCTATACAAAATCACAGAAGGGGGAGCTACCCCCATACAGGCccaacaatttgtcaaacttcacatgtacatcaaattatttgacagtgtgatattttgtttgacgtgtttgtcaaacaTACACTGTGCTTGCGTACGACGAGACATGAGCGCTGTCTGCTGATGCTGCTCGTAGTTCTCGGACTGACCACTGCGGCGCTGCTCATCACCCTCATCATCCTCGCCTGTCTCTGTGAGTATGAAAAGACTCTGGAGACCGAGCTATACAACATCACAAAAGGGGAGCTACCCCCATACAGGCccaacaatttgtcaaacttcacATGTTTATCAAATTATTTGACAGTGTAATATTTTTGTGCTTGCGTACGACGAGACATGAGCGCTGCCTGCTGGTGCTGCTCGTAGTTCTCGGACTGACCACTGCGGCGCTGCTCATCGCCCTCATCATCCTCGCCTGTCTCTGTGAGTATGAACAGACTCTGGAAACCGAGCTATACAAAATCACAGAAGGGGGAGCTACCCCCATACAGGCccaacaatttgtcaaacttcacATGTATATCAAATTATTTGACAGTGTGATATTTTGTTTGACGTGTTTGCCAAACATACACTGTGCTTGCGTACGACGAGACATGAGCGCTGTCTACTGATACTGCTCATAGTTCTCGGACTGACCACTGCGGCGCTGCTCATCGCCCTCATCATCCTCGCCTGTCTCTGTGAGTATGAACAGACTCTCGAGACCGAGCTATACAACATCACAGAAAGGGGAGCTAACCCCA from Schistocerca serialis cubense isolate TAMUIC-IGC-003099 chromosome 10, iqSchSeri2.2, whole genome shotgun sequence encodes the following:
- the LOC126424604 gene encoding sarcoplasmic reticulum histidine-rich calcium-binding protein-like — protein: MMRAMSSAAVLGLQSLFILTETGEDEEGGEQRHSGQSENHEQQQQTALMSRQTGEDDEGDEQRRSGQSENYEQHQQTALMSRQTGEDDEGDEQRRSGQSENYEQHQQAALMSRQTGEDDEGDEQRRSGQSENYEQHQQTALMSRQTGEDDEGDEQRRSGQSENYEQHQQAALMSRQTGEDDEGDEQRRSGQSENYEQHQQTVLMSRQTGEDDEGDEQRRSGQSENYEQHQQAALASRQTGEDDEGDEQRRSGQYENYEQHQQAALASRRMPLAQCDDDEGDEQRRSGQSENYEQHQQAALASRQTGEDEEGGEQRHSGQSENHEQQQQTALMSRQTGEDDEGDEQRRSGQSENYEQHQQTALMSRQTGEDDEGDEQRRSGQSENYEQHQQAALMSRQTGEDDEGDEQRRSGQSENYEQHQQTALMSRQTGEDDEGDEQRRSGQSENYEQHQQAALMSRQKGEDDEGDEQRRSGQSENYEQHQQAALASRQTGEDDEGDEQRRSGQSENYEQHQQAALASRRPLEAVDREARRETSVR